The Drosophila sulfurigaster albostrigata strain 15112-1811.04 chromosome 3, ASM2355843v2, whole genome shotgun sequence genomic sequence GGACGCTTCATTCTAAATCCTCGCATAGGCGACACTCCTTGCGTTGGTGCTCTGCAACGCTGTTGTGCCATAGATATGAAGGTAACTCAATTTGAACTCACAGTAAACAAGGATAACATCTAGTTAGCTACTTGCAGATCTCTGCCAATGAGAGTTCGTATGTGGACAAGTTGGCCAGCTTCAAGTATCAGGGCTGTGGCTGGAGCAATCCCAATGGTCTGATACCTGACCAGGACAACTACGAGTATGCCAAGGATGTCGCGCTCTTCGGCGAGTTCCCCTGGATGGTAGCAGTGTTCAGTGGACGTAATCAGTTCCTCTGTGGCGGCACTCTCATTCACCCTCAGCTGGTGCTGACCAGTGCTCACAATATAAAGAATCACACGATTAACACGCTAGTTGTCCGACTCGGCGAATGGGATCTGAACAGTCTCGATGAGCCGCACGAGCATCAGGCGCGTCGCATTAAGCAGATCATTCGCCACGAGGACTTCGAACCGGGTGCTTTCTTCAATGACATTGCTCTGCTGGTGCTGAGTGAACCAGTGCCAATTCAACCACATATTCAACCACTTTGCCTTCCACCCACTGAGACGCCCGCCTTGCTGGCGGAGCTGCGGGATGCCCAATGCTTTGCCACTGGCTGGGGTCGCCGATTGCCCGGCAGCAGCCGGAACGAACATCTGCTGAAGCGCATTGATCTGCCTGTGGTGAGTCGAGCCGAGTGCCAGGCGATGTTGAGAATCACAGTGCTGGGCAGACGCTTTCGTCTGCGGCCCAGTTTTCTGTGCGCAGGTGGCATGGAGGGGAAAGACACTTGCAAGGGTGATGGAGGATCGCCGCTCTTCTGCACGATGCCTAAAGAAACGAATCGGTATCGTCTTGTGGGCATTGTGTCGTGGGGCATCGACTGTGCCAAGCAAGATGTGCCTGCGGTCTACGCCAATGTTCCCTTCCTTCGCAACTGGATCGATGATAAGGTTAAGACGTTGGGACTTCGGATTGAGGGACCTTAGAGCTGCTCGTCTTTTGACTAATACTAGAAAATGAATATTCTCAAATAAACAATGTTATTGTAGCTCATTAATATTCACTtggtaattttttattaaacaaactTAATTAGAACTTTACAACGTTATTATACGATTAATTCATACGAtttgttcaatttatattaGATTTGATTTGGTTAATGGAATTCAATGCTCCCGACTACCAGAATGGCATGATTCAATAGTTTGTGCAATTaactatttacatatttttattggtatattaagcTTGTATATTAAGATATAGTTGAtcgttatttataaaaaatgcgAATTATTTAGAACAAGTATGaaagatacccactacccattttgaataaaagcaagcaagcaagtactcaatttaaaatataccaaataaatatactgtcaaaatactacaaatattccaaagcatatattttgtgtattgatattgtactacatgctaaatattatataagacccctagtaatcaaataattatagtatttatgattcctaagAATTTGGTTCTGATAGGATACAAATTCTAtgagttattaaaaaaaaaagttttgcgcAGCATATCTTGACCTATacggtatatttggaatggcCTTCGGcgtattttaagaattattgcggtttattattagtaatattttaagaatagtaaggcaatgttttgcttttattcaaaatgggtagcagctATCTattagtcgagcacactcgactatagcttccTTACTTGATTAATAATTGGTTTTTGCTATTTGCCTCAAAATGGGTAAGAACTGTTGGGTAAGTTCGGAAATTCGCGTATTCGGGTTTTCGAGTATACGGGTTTTCTTTACTGTGGACTTAATTGATTTATCGGACTGAAGGAATCTTGATGCCTGCAGCTTATTCAAGTAGTTGAGTCTAAGCATATTGTGCGGCTTCTCTCCAAATTGCGCAGCTTTCCTCCTTGGTCATAAGTTGAAATTAAGTAGTTTGTGCAGCAACAGCCATGAGAGACCGACGAAACAATGCAATGTAGTAACTGCAACTGAAAGGCTGTTTGGGACAGAGAAGCGTGCtaccaaaaattgaaaaattacacGCTGTGCAATAGCTGGGGAATTGATTTTGACCCGTCGGCAGCGGAAAAGGGCGTGGATAGTTGCTGCTGGCGACGACTTCGCGAAAAACCCATGTCTCAAGTAAATTGTTAAGggagttttatttatttgcgcGTTTCATGCAACATGCAGCGTGCAGCATGCAACTTGAAACTTGCCCAATATTGATTTTGTCGTCATAAGTATACGGCAGGCATCTGGCTCTATTTTTGACTGCGAGTATTTGCATGTAAGCCCATAGGCATGCATCCTA encodes the following:
- the LOC133842441 gene encoding phenoloxidase-activating factor 2 isoform X1, whose product is MLEGILTHHRENNMIRLLLFAFIAVAHQRLSNGQQINAAVDGMCGAEELCVTDKLCTESDDSGRDAIGPRLGNNCGHGFVCCDREQLESWNATLAMEASVSQRSLSATQTVTTMKTPTISTPATSVTTEEPSGYESCGFNMECVPRAICRENLIVDDGRFILNPRIGDTPCVGALQRCCAIDMKISANESSYVDKLASFKYQGCGWSNPNGLIPDQDNYEYAKDVALFGEFPWMVAVFSGRNQFLCGGTLIHPQLVLTSAHNIKNHTINTLVVRLGEWDLNSLDEPHEHQARRIKQIIRHEDFEPGAFFNDIALLVLSEPVPIQPHIQPLCLPPTETPALLAELRDAQCFATGWGRRLPGSSRNEHLLKRIDLPVVSRAECQAMLRITVLGRRFRLRPSFLCAGGMEGKDTCKGDGGSPLFCTMPKETNRYRLVGIVSWGIDCAKQDVPAVYANVPFLRNWIDDKVKTLGLRIEGP
- the LOC133842441 gene encoding phenoloxidase-activating factor 2 isoform X2, which gives rise to MIRLLLFAFIAVAHQRLSNGQQINAAVDGMCGAEELCVTDKLCTESDDSGRDAIGPRLGNNCGHGFVCCDREQLESWNATLAMEASVSQRSLSATQTVTTMKTPTISTPATSVTTEEPSGYESCGFNMECVPRAICRENLIVDDGRFILNPRIGDTPCVGALQRCCAIDMKISANESSYVDKLASFKYQGCGWSNPNGLIPDQDNYEYAKDVALFGEFPWMVAVFSGRNQFLCGGTLIHPQLVLTSAHNIKNHTINTLVVRLGEWDLNSLDEPHEHQARRIKQIIRHEDFEPGAFFNDIALLVLSEPVPIQPHIQPLCLPPTETPALLAELRDAQCFATGWGRRLPGSSRNEHLLKRIDLPVVSRAECQAMLRITVLGRRFRLRPSFLCAGGMEGKDTCKGDGGSPLFCTMPKETNRYRLVGIVSWGIDCAKQDVPAVYANVPFLRNWIDDKVKTLGLRIEGP